atgcacaaattaaccatggatttactactctaaccatagtttaaccatggtatttgtacaactgtggttatacaaatggtaatcaatactcaaaaaaaatgttagcatttgcagcttgttttttgtatttcggtgtgttgcgagtatttgcagcacgtgtgctgtcaaactgatgaagatgttttcttaatttgctggtgctttttctatttgaacacgttttgtgaagttgcagcgcgttgagctctctcggccaccgtgccTCGCCCCTTTTATGAAATCTTTACCCCACAGGTACATACACAACCATGGCAACGAAGATCGCGGAAACAAGCAAAGATGACAAACACGaaaaaattcaaacaaatgccaacatggataagttgtgtgaaacaacgcaaaatcaacgttactcacctatcaaaaagaaacaaagaaacctcgGCGTCCGCTTCGAGCACTTCccaatccttgagtttctctccaccGCTGGAAAGCTGCTCCGATATTTACGCGGGTCCTACCTCTTGTTTATCTGCAatctctctcaatctgtagtcgatctgctaatatgctaaattttgaataaaagcgtctgctaaatgactaaatgtaaatgtaatgtaatatgcgtcctgtgcagtcaaattgagcgctctcttctcgctatcaggacaagacacgccccttaccgctgattggctacaagtgtgttttgggactctgTCAGACACACTGCGGTCAAAAGCGTGTTTCAAAAATCGTTTAGTACACGTTTAAGGAGCGGCGGGCCGGGTCGCCACTACTTAGGCTACTGTACATAGTGGAAACTCAGATTAATCCTCTGTTCACCAATAGAGCCTTTCATTGAGACAGTGAGGGGGACGGATCGGGTCACTATGAATCTGGGGGGGTCATGTCCCCCCCCCCGTCCCCAGTGCCATCTGCGCACctgaaagggttagttcacccaaaaatgaaaattatgtcattaatgattcaccctcatgtcgttccaaacccgtaagacctccgttcatcttcggaacacagtttaagatattttagattaagtccgagagctctcagtccctccattgaaactttgtgcatggtatactgtccatgtccagaaagataataaaaacatcttcaaagtagtccatgtgacatcagagggtcagttcgaattttttaaataatcgaaaatacattttggtacaaaaacagcaaaaactatgactttattcagcgttgtcttctcttccgggtctgttgtgagcgcgttcaaaaCACTctagtttagtgatatccggttcgcgaacgaatcactctgTAAACGAATCTTGCTATTttaggaccaaaatgtattttcgatgcttcaaaaaattctaactgaccctctgatgtcacatggactactttgaagatgtttttattatctttctggacatggacagtataccgtgcacacagtttcaatggagggactgagagctctcggaatcaatctaaaatatcttaaactgtgttccgaagatgaacagaggtcttacggatttggaacgacatgatggtgagtcattaatgacataattgtaatatttgggtgaactaaccctttaaataggacCATCTTTCGTGTGCTCATGATTTATATCTTGATAATGCGATAGACCAATTAAATATGGTAGCTGTATTTGTAAGAGCTTTTATAGAGCTTTGACACAGACATCCTCCTTCAGAGGATGCAAACTGGAATTAAATAGGTTTGGTCATGTGACTAGTGTCAGGTAAAGGTGAAATGGGATGTTATGAATATTTCCGTTATTATTGGGCCCttgaggaaaaaaatgtaacCTATAACGGGACTGTTCCTGTactgcaagtcactttggataaagagTGTCTGTAAAATGACCTTTGTCTCTACttaaaaatgaagaagaagacggctacagtatatttcattttaaatagtttcCCTTTATTTAGAGTGCCACACCACTCGGGTCATGGGACAAGTGAGGTCCAATCAAAGCAGCAAACACACAGCTCACTGAAGAATCAAGTGTCCCACTTCCTCATAGAAAAAGTCAGTCCTGGCCAGAATACAGAGGCTGTTCCTTCACAGAACTGCCGCTTTTTAAAATGAACTTCAGGTTGTAAAAATGATTACAGAGTTAAAAATATAAGCCCTGCAACAGATTTTTATTCTTTATGCTCcagtagtattttgtatttttcttttttttttcatgttttattttttgtgttcttATTGGTTGCCACCAGATGACACAATCTCTCTTCAGTCTTTCTGCTTCACCCTGCAGAAAACAATTTCAAATGATaagtttttcataaaaatgtcATACCTTGGTCATTATAACAACAAGCACTGCAATTATAACACTactgataataagaaaagttACTTGTCATGATGTTGCGGCTACAGTCACAGCAGTGACTCCCACTTTCTGTGTGGCATCTTTCTTGGCCTGGTGAGCCTGAAGCACTGCAACAGCCTCCTCCACCTGACAACAGAGACAAATCATCAGTCCTGCAAACCCCAAACCATCTTCACCACACAGATTCATGTCTCTAATATGCAGTTAACTTCTAAAACGTcattatcatttataaattacatCTCAGGAAGAGTCTTTGCTATGCAAAGCATAAATCCTAATAAATGAGTGCACAATTTTTATTATGTCCCTGGTCCAGTCAATAGGCTTTGCATTGTTAAAAGCTTGTCACTCTTTACAAATTATTGCACAAAACAGCAGAGCTAGTGTCTGCTACTGGAGGCTTTTATCATAGTTAACGGCTGTCACCTTGGAGCGCAGAGACTCATGGGACTCCAGCATGTGCAGCAGCTCGGAGTTGTCGATCTCAAGCAGCATTCCTGTGATCTTCCCGGCTAGACTGGGGTGCATTGCCTGGATGAGAGGAAACAACCGCTCACCTGAGGGAAAAACAGAACAGGCACATGTAAGACAGACAATAAACAATAAGAGATAGCTACAAGGAAGAATAAAATAAGAaagtaattaaagggatagtccacacaCAATTTTTGTTCcaagagataaaaaaaattgttccaaAGTTGTTCCAAGGGTGCGCAAACGACccgcatttttgggtgaacttgaAACTCTAATGCACAAAAATGTCCTGGGAGTATAAGAATATGTTTAGAAAAGCTGAACATGCTTACAGCCTCCTCATCTCACCAAGCATCTGTTTCTGTTCCTGAGGAGGAGCGGCAGCTAACATGGAGGCAGTGAGAGGCTCCTGACCCTGCACGTGAACCGCTGGCTGAGCCTGCAGAACACAGTAAACCACAACATGTGAATGTGATTGTGTTTTTCAAATCTATATCTTAATTCTAGCAGTGCACAATAATATTCTGTTTGGAAAAGTCAATATTTTCATGTTCTGGAAAAGTCAATCATTTTCATGTTCTGGTTTTCTGATAACTGATTAACTGCCAGTATTCAAATTCTTTATAATTTTGAATCAacaagttttttaaataaaataacaaaaaaactaaatcaacattgtaatgtacagtatgaaaaatggatattaattttgagatttgtCATATGTTAAGAGTTAAATTCTTTGTGTTTTTAAAGATACGAGATGTACGTATATATTGTGCAACCCTACTTAATTGATTTACCATGCTCTCTAACATAGCTTTGAACCTTACCCTTATGACTGTTCTTTACATGCCAATATTTTATGACAAAAAATTTATTCTATTCCTATTTATAGCTAAAAGATAGACACATTTAACCTTTGTGATTAAATATGTATCAgtgaattaaatatacaatccATAACATCAGAAATAAAACAACTGGACAACTAGAATTACTGAGTCAAAAGTGTATTTTTTAcgtgcatatataaataaaaaatacaaaaattaaaatttatgcatttagcagacacttttatccaaaaatattattcagcttattcaggctatcaatttttacctatcatgtgttcccagggaatcaaacccccaacattgcgcttgatagcgcaatgctctaccaattgagctacaggaacgctATATGACTAATATATGACTGCATATTACCTGTTGCAGAGTAATAGGCTGCATGACCTGAGGCTGAGTGTTTCGTATGGCAGTGGCGTACTTGTATGGGGGAATGGCACGTGGGGTCGTCACCCCCATGGCAGGGCGGGGACCCATTGGTTGGCTACTGCCTCCTGTTTGTGGAAAGAGGTTAATAACATTAAAGCTATGGCCAGGACAGAATGATCACCAAACTCATTTGTTGTTATCAGTAAATGTGAAGTTTGTAGGGGTTATAAATTTTTTAGGTGTCTGGGTCTGGAAAACAGGTCAATGTTTGTCACAACAGGGCATCCCATCAGCAGTGGGTGGGTTTTCTCACCCACTCTCTGTGCACCTGTGGGGATCCCGCGTGGGCCTTGGGTGGAAGCACTGGGAGCCAGGTGGCGTATGTTGGCCCAGGGCTCTGGTTGGCGCAAGGAGCTGGCCATGCCCTGGAAGCCCCCCTGACCTCTGCCACCCTGCTGCTGCCAGCGAGGGTTCGGACGCATCTGGCTAAGCTGCTTTGGTGCATAGTATGTTGTTCTGTTCTGGGCCTGTGATGcataagaagaaaataaaaatatataatccgAAAATGTATTAATCGTTTAATGGACTACTTCTACTTTTGTGATTATGAATTAATATGCTATAATTATGATTTTCAATGTCATTATTTTTGACTTTTTGTGCCATGACTATGACTttctatctcataattatgacttaatatCTCAGAATTTATTTATCACAATTTTGACtctttatgtcataattataactTAGTATCTGACAATTATTTGATTTAGCATAACAATTTTGACTGGGTATctcataatgtttttatttctttatgtcataattatgatttaccaaagatgattttttttcttctatggtGTAAATGACCTTCCATAATATACAGCCaggtcttaaatatatatatatattttttaaattatttctttttcttttataaaatataatctatttccaggtttaaatagGATTGAAATCCCATGTTTTCGTTGCCTTAAATTTTTGGATCTCACCCACCTGTGGCACAGCTGGCATGAAGTAACCACCGGCAGGCTGGAACTGGTTGAAGATAGCATTGGCAGGCATGTCCCTCATACCAGCGATACGCTGCATGTACTGGTTGGTCAGATGAGCTTTGCGTTCTTCTTTGCATTGGGCCAGGGCTACGTACAGTGGTTTAGAGCCCACAATACGCCCGTTCATTTCTGTCACGGCCTTTGTGGCCTCCTCAGGTGAAGAGAAACACACAAAGCCAAAACCTTTGGACCTGCCGTCCTCCAGCATCACCTACAGCAAGATATAAACTACATAAGATCTCACCTCGTCCTTCCATCAGTTAAAGTCAAAATAGCAGAATACTATATAACTGGATCAAATATAGCCTATTCGCGTCTTCAAACTGATTTCAACTAGAGTACAGTCTATTCATGTGGTGTCTTCTAAAAACAAATATGACAAtgtatgtaaaaatacaaatgtgcaaGGAATATTGCTAGTTGggtttaaatgtctttaaatccCAGGTAATATCTCAATTAAACtagtttttcagttttttcttAATTAATCATGAGAATGTGCCACCCAGGATCATCATGTTATTATAAAcagcaaaaaatacattaacaaaatTCTTCCCTAAAGTGACCTACGCATATACCGTTTCTTAATGACCTTGTGGGAGGGTGGAAAGGCCCTTCAAATACCATCCCCTTCTCACCGTGCCCTTCAATGGTGCAAAAATGTTGTTTGGAATTTGCCCAAAGTGCTCAAACAGAAAAAGTCTAAACCGTCTCCCTTTGACCCACCTTGGCACTGGTAATGGAGCCGAAAGGAGAGAACTCGTTACGAAGTTTCTCATCATCGATGGTGTCATCAAGATTTTTGATATACAAGTTTACTCCCTGtaaacacaaatatacacacaaattgaaacaaattattacaaattttttaactaaatacaCATGCACAAAGACACAACGGGGCAGTTCCTTACCTGATATCTGCTGATTCTTTTCTGTTTGAGCTGTTCAAACTTCCTCTTGAGTTCTGCTTGTCTCTCCATCTTTTTCTGTGCTCGGCCAACACACACCGTCTTACCACTGAGCTCCGTACCATTCATCCCCTCCACAGCCTGAGACAGAAATATCATCACAATAAATCAGCTTTCTGTTCACCTCTTTATCCGTcagtccatccatctatctagtTCAATGAAACTTCAATGACAATGTCAGTGTATCACTACAGTCATTTCCATGCTGATTTTAAACACGAGCAAATCATAGTATAAATCCACTGTACCTTGTTAGCATCCTCATACTTCTCGTAGCTTATAAACCCAAATCCACGAGATTTCCCAGTGGGGTCAGTCATGACCTTCGCGCTCAGAGTTTTACCTGCAGGTCAAAACAAAATCTTCAGATAAAAAGTCCAGACTGCAAGGCTACCACCACTACATTCTCTCAAATGCACCGTATTTATCAAAAAGCTCCTTCAGTCTCTGATCATCCATGTCCTCGCCAAAGTTCTTGATGTAAACATTTGTGAATTCTTTGGCTTTGGCACCCATCTCTGCTTCCCTCTCCTTCCTGGACTTGAAACGCCCCACAAACCTACAAAAAACAGTGGAGACAGAAACGTGACTGTGCAGAAATGCATTACAGACTCAGACCAACAGCTGCAGACCAACCATAGACACAAAACAGCTGCAGCAGGGACAAAACCgactgataaacattaaaatgctAGAAGACTAACAGAAGATAATTTACAATAAAGTCAGAAGGGTCCAAAATAATGCTGCACCGTgctaactttaataaaaaaaaaaagagacatttttCAATTGAATACTTTTGCATTCCACAGAATTAAGAAAGGCatgtaggtttggaacaacacgagagtgagtaaatgattctGATTCTCTGAATCTGATTGGTTAACAAACTTTCACCCAAAAGTTCTTCTCTGTAACATTAGTGATTAAAAACTACACACTGTCCTTATTAATAATCAAATCAATAGAGCGCCTTTACGGTCACATGACCCTGCTTGAACACTCACACCTTGCGGTCATTCAGCAACATGCCATTCATCTTCTCTATGGCACGGTCGGCTGCGTCCTGAGTTTCAAAATGCACAAAGGAGTAACCCTTGGATCCGTTCTCGTCACACACCACCTGTTGAGACGGCATCAAGAATCGGATTACAGAAAGTTTTTCTTATGCATCTGAACTATCACAGCTTCTCTGATGtatgaaatatgttttaataaactAATCCAGGATTAATTGATTGAATAGAGTATTAAAGAATCTATCTATTAAAGAAATAGAAACTAAATATAGAAACATTactatatacaggtccttctcagaaaattagcatattgtgattaagttcattattttccataatgtaatgataaaaatttaactttcatatattttagattcattgcacaccaactgaaatatttcaggtcttttattgttttaatactgatgattttggcatacagctcatgaaaacccaaaatgcctgtctcaaaaaattagcatatttcatccgaccaataaaagaaaagcgtttttaatacaaaaaaaagtcaaccttcaaataattatgttcagttatgcactcaatatttggtcgggaatccttttgcagaaatgacttcttcaatgcggcgtggcatggaggcaatcagcccgtggcactgctgaggtgttatggaggcccaggatgcttcgatagcggccttaagctcatccagagtgttgggtcttgcgtctctcaactttctctttacaatatcccacagattctctatggggttcaggtcaggagagttggcaggccaattgagcacagtaataccatggtcagtaaaccatttaccagtggttttggcactgtgagcaggtgccaggtggtgctgcaaaatgaaatcttcatctccataaagcttttcagcagatggaagcatgaagtgctccaaaatctcctgataactagctgcattgaccctgcccttgataaaacacagtggaccaacaccagcagctgacatggcaccccagaccatcactgactgtgggtacttgacactggacttcaggcattttggcatttccttctccccagtcttccttcagactctggcaccttgatttccgaatgacatgcagaatttgtccaaaagtccagtgctgcttctctgtagcccaggtcaggcgcttctgccgctgtttctggttcaaaagtggcttgacctggggaatgcggcacctgtagcccatttcctgcacacgcctgtgcacggtggctctggatgtttctaccccagactcagtccactgcttccgcaggtcccccaaggtctggaatcggtccttctccacaatcttcctcagggtccggtcacctcttctcgttgtgcagcgttttttgtcacactttttccttcccacagacttcccactgaggtgccttgatacagcactctgggaacagcctgttcgttcagaaatttctttctgtgtcttaccctcttgcttgagggtgtcaatgatggccttctggacagcagtcaggtcggcagtcttacccatgattgcggttttgagtaatgaaccaggctgggagtttttaaaagcctcaggaatcttttgaaggtgtttagagttaattagttgattcagatgattaggttaatagcttgtttagagaaccttttcatgatatgctaattttttgagataggaattttgggttttcatgagctgtatgccaaaatcatcagtattaaaacaataaaagacctgaaatatttcagttggtgtgcaatgaatctaaaatatatgaaagttaaatttttatcattacattatggaaaataatgaactttatcacaatatgctaatgttttgagaaggacctgtaaaattattatttcagaCAGCTTTTTtgaacagaattattattatttttgctttattttttttatttttttgttgccaCTAATGACACAGAAAATCATCTTTTGCCtttaagaaacaaataaatatccAAATAGTTACACAACATGGCAAAAGCCAAATATAAGGCTAAGACCTTTCTGACGTTATCTTTATTAACAGAAATTGGGAAAATTGCTAATAATTATGaactacaattcattttgttATTGCAGAAATTTGAATAACATGTTCAAACCCATTATGTATGTTCAAAGAAAATTGAGGGGGACTGaaggagaaaaaaatgaaataccattgtgtttttgttttgttttgttttttacttttctttttacttttttttttttttttgcctttggaGGGCAGCCcagtacataaataaaataataataatcattaataataataaaatacaataaaaattattGTGTTCATTTCAGCTTCTGAAGATCTTAGTCACTTCTCACCTTGCAGGACAGGATGTTTCCGAAAGCAGAGAAGGTGTCTCACAGGGCCTTGTTGTCAATGGACTTGTCCAGATTTTTGATAAAGACATTTCCAACCCCAGATTTCCTAAGTGACGGATCTCTTTGTGACCACATGATTCTGATCGGCTTTCCTTTGACCACATCAAAGTTCATTGTGTCCAAAGCTCTCTCCGCTGAAACCACAAAAACATGTGACATAAGACATCTCAGCACCTAAATTACTAGCAATAACTACAGGATTAAAACCTGCCATAACCAAATATGTATCTGAATTATTGATTAATGATATATTTAAATCCATAGAATGAGCATTTTCGTATTAGCCACAACAAGCTTGAAACTTGAAACTAGAAAGCCCCTTGAAACTGTACTCCAATATTCCCTGATAGCACATCatcatctatttgacatctgcatTTACATCTACAAGATACATATTTtttagtgtttgctcatctgcaatacgtctataggacGTTTCCAATCAGATGTCAGACAgatgtttagaagatgtctttaagatgtttatgatttagaatgcatgtaaaactgacatctgaaagatgTCTATCAGATGATTGTAcaaagcagatgctttccagatgaggTGATCTTGCAGACATACGTGTGCTGTTGGGGTTACATGTAAACATTACATGTTAAGGTCTACTGCCCAGATATTTTAAGATGATTAGATCAGTAGATATATAAGAATTTCCTTGTTTTAACACTTAGActgaaacacacgcacacaaaacagTTGGCATTTAAGCTAAATGTCTTTCATTATTTGTATGTACTGGCAGCACAGCAAAGCAGGACTCCAGGGACATATCATCAGATTTGATCCATACCAGGTCTCAGAAAAAAATTTTCAGACCTCAAAATAGCACTTTAGTTCAACCTTATATACATTTAATCCACAATCCATCTCTCTATAGACTTACCAGTGCTCTGTATACTGTCGCTATATACAGTATGGAGATTGtgaatcaaatatatatttatgtctgGTTAAGTCTGTAGACTGAATATTAGGTTTAAGGTTTGTGAGAAGCTTTCTAAA
The sequence above is drawn from the Carassius carassius chromosome 31, fCarCar2.1, whole genome shotgun sequence genome and encodes:
- the LOC132111539 gene encoding polyadenylate-binding protein 4-like gives rise to the protein MNGMLLNDRKVFVGRFKSRKEREAEMGAKAKEFTNVYIKNFGEDMDDQRLKELFDKYGKTLSAKVMTDPTGKSRGFGFISYEKYEDANKAVEGMNGTELSGKTVCVGRAQKKMERQAELKRKFEQLKQKRISRYQGVNLYIKNLDDTIDDEKLRNEFSPFGSITSAKVMLEDGRSKGFGFVCFSSPEEATKAVTEMNGRIVGSKPLYVALAQCKEERKAHLTNQYMQRIAGMRDMPANAIFNQFQPAGGYFMPAVPQAQNRTTYYAPKQLSQMRPNPRWQQQGGRGQGGFQGMASSLRQPEPWANIRHLAPSASTQGPRGIPTGAQRVGGSSQPMGPRPAMGVTTPRAIPPYKYATAIRNTQPQVMQPITLQQAQPAVHVQGQEPLTASMLAAAPPQEQKQMLGERLFPLIQAMHPSLAGKITGMLLEIDNSELLHMLESHESLRSKVEEAVAVLQAHQAKKDATQKVGVTAVTVAATS